In Aliamphritea ceti, a single window of DNA contains:
- the fusA gene encoding elongation factor G — MADLSHYRNIGIFAHVDAGKTTTTERILKLTGKIHKTGEVHDGESTTDFMEQEAERGITIQSAATTCYWKDHRFNIIDTPGHVDFTVEVYRSLKVLDGGVGVFCGSGGVEPQSETNWRYANESEVARIIFVNKLDRMGADFLRVVDQVENVLGANPMVMTLPIGIEENFVGLVDLLSRTAYVWDDSGKPENFEIVDIPADMVDDVEMYREKLIETAVEQDDDLMMAYMDGEEPSIEDIKRCIRKGTIALDFFPTYCGSAFKNKGVQLILDAVVDYLPSPTEVDAQPLTDEVGEPTGEVATVSTDEPLRALAFKIMDDRFGALTFIRIYSGVLNKGDTILNSFTGKTERIGRMVEMHADERTELSTAQAGDILAIVGMKNVQTGHTLCDPKHECTLEPMIFPEPVISIAVSPKDKGSTEKMGVAIGKMVAEDPTFIVETDEDSGETILKGMGELHLDIKVDILKRTYGVELEVGQPQVAYRETITSLIEDSYTHKKQSGGSGQFGKIDYRIKPGEVGTGFTFKSIVVGGNVPKEFFPAIEKGFKGMMDEGPLAGFPVLDVEIELYDGGFHAVDSSAVAFEIAAKGAFRQSMPKAGPQLIEPIMKVDVFTPDDHVGDVIGDLNRRRGMIKDQEAGASGVRIKADVPLAEMFGYIGHLRTITSGRGQFSMEFSHYMPCPNSVAQTVIEAEKEKKAAAKK; from the coding sequence ATGGCAGACTTATCACACTACCGTAATATCGGTATTTTCGCCCACGTAGACGCGGGTAAAACTACTACGACTGAACGTATCCTGAAACTGACTGGTAAGATCCATAAAACCGGTGAAGTACATGACGGTGAATCTACCACCGATTTCATGGAGCAGGAAGCTGAGCGGGGTATTACTATCCAGTCAGCGGCGACTACCTGTTACTGGAAGGATCACCGTTTCAACATCATCGATACTCCTGGTCACGTTGACTTCACAGTTGAAGTATACCGTTCCCTGAAAGTACTGGATGGTGGTGTTGGTGTATTCTGTGGTTCCGGTGGTGTTGAGCCTCAGTCTGAGACTAACTGGCGTTACGCGAACGAATCTGAAGTTGCACGTATCATCTTCGTTAACAAGCTGGACCGCATGGGTGCAGACTTCCTGCGCGTTGTTGACCAGGTTGAGAACGTATTGGGTGCAAACCCAATGGTTATGACTCTGCCAATCGGTATCGAAGAAAACTTCGTAGGTCTGGTTGATCTGCTGTCTCGTACTGCATACGTTTGGGATGATTCTGGTAAGCCAGAAAACTTCGAAATCGTTGATATCCCTGCGGACATGGTAGATGACGTAGAGATGTACCGTGAGAAGCTGATCGAGACTGCTGTTGAACAGGACGATGATCTGATGATGGCTTACATGGATGGTGAAGAGCCTTCTATCGAAGACATCAAGCGTTGTATCCGTAAAGGTACCATCGCTCTGGACTTCTTCCCAACTTACTGTGGTTCTGCGTTTAAGAACAAAGGTGTTCAGCTGATCCTGGATGCGGTTGTTGATTACCTGCCAAGCCCAACTGAAGTTGATGCACAGCCTCTGACTGATGAAGTTGGTGAGCCTACTGGTGAAGTAGCGACTGTTTCTACAGATGAGCCTCTGCGCGCGTTGGCATTCAAAATCATGGATGACCGCTTCGGTGCACTGACCTTTATCCGTATTTACTCTGGTGTACTGAATAAGGGTGACACTATCCTTAACTCATTCACTGGTAAGACTGAGCGTATCGGCCGTATGGTTGAGATGCACGCTGATGAGCGTACCGAGCTGAGCACTGCTCAGGCGGGTGACATCCTGGCTATCGTTGGTATGAAGAACGTTCAGACTGGTCACACTCTGTGTGATCCTAAACATGAATGTACTCTGGAACCTATGATCTTCCCTGAGCCAGTAATTTCTATTGCTGTATCTCCTAAGGACAAAGGTTCTACTGAGAAGATGGGTGTTGCGATCGGTAAGATGGTTGCAGAAGATCCAACTTTCATTGTTGAAACTGATGAAGATTCCGGTGAAACCATCCTGAAAGGTATGGGTGAATTGCACCTGGATATCAAAGTAGACATCCTGAAGCGTACTTACGGTGTTGAACTGGAAGTAGGTCAGCCACAGGTTGCTTACCGCGAAACAATTACTTCATTAATTGAAGACAGCTACACGCACAAGAAGCAGTCTGGTGGTTCCGGTCAGTTCGGTAAGATCGACTACCGTATCAAGCCAGGTGAAGTAGGTACTGGTTTCACATTCAAGTCTATTGTTGTTGGTGGTAACGTTCCTAAGGAATTTTTCCCAGCAATCGAGAAGGGCTTCAAGGGCATGATGGACGAAGGTCCTCTGGCTGGCTTCCCTGTACTGGATGTTGAAATTGAACTGTACGATGGTGGTTTCCACGCGGTTGACTCCTCAGCTGTAGCTTTCGAAATCGCTGCTAAAGGCGCGTTCCGTCAGTCTATGCCTAAGGCCGGTCCTCAGTTGATCGAACCTATCATGAAGGTTGATGTGTTCACTCCAGACGATCACGTTGGTGATGTTATCGGTGACCTTAACCGTCGTCGCGGCATGATCAAAGATCAGGAAGCTGGTGCAAGTGGTGTACGTATTAAAGCAGACGTTCCTCTGGCTGAAATGTTCGGTTACATTGGACACCTGCGTACTATCACTTCAGGCCGTGGTCAGTTCTCTATGGAGTTCTCTCACTACATGCCTTGCCCGAACTCTGTTGCTCAGACAGTGATCGAAGCTGAAAAAGAAAAGAAGGCAGCTGCTAAGAAGTAA
- a CDS encoding HDOD domain-containing protein gives MKRKIPISLPPRPEALVTIAKALKSSDVDLDQVYRVLRSDVALFSSVISTVNSPAIGAAAKIKSIEHAVNMLGLKKVYSVVQIAALKNSFPTHIRLERFWDTATEVAQIAVMLARRYKMITTDDAYTLGMLHDCGIPLMLTYKNDFLNVMRKLNGSDLQDIHKAQLRFYGVSHFQVGAALARHWFIPEDTHLAITGQANYLDVLKQKKDEHEDMRMQLCTLLLAKEISTAYRTYWRLNDTEGTLFELKPVLAFLGLCDMDFLDLKEELIPELDELAAC, from the coding sequence ATGAAAAGAAAAATCCCCATCAGCCTTCCTCCCCGTCCGGAAGCACTTGTTACCATCGCTAAAGCTCTGAAGTCGAGTGATGTCGATCTGGATCAGGTCTACCGTGTACTCAGATCTGACGTCGCACTCTTCTCTTCCGTTATATCAACAGTTAATAGCCCGGCGATCGGTGCTGCAGCCAAAATTAAATCGATCGAACATGCTGTAAACATGCTGGGCCTGAAAAAGGTTTACTCAGTCGTACAAATTGCAGCATTAAAAAATAGTTTTCCGACACATATTCGTCTTGAACGTTTCTGGGATACTGCGACTGAAGTCGCTCAAATTGCTGTGATGCTTGCCCGGCGCTATAAAATGATTACCACTGATGACGCATACACACTGGGCATGCTCCACGACTGTGGCATTCCGCTGATGCTGACATATAAAAATGACTTTCTGAATGTGATGCGTAAGCTAAATGGCAGTGATTTACAGGATATCCACAAGGCTCAACTGAGATTCTATGGTGTCAGCCACTTTCAGGTTGGAGCAGCACTCGCACGCCACTGGTTCATACCTGAAGATACTCACTTAGCCATAACGGGCCAGGCTAACTATCTGGATGTACTAAAACAGAAGAAGGATGAACATGAAGACATGCGCATGCAGCTCTGTACATTATTGCTGGCAAAAGAAATCAGTACCGCCTACCGCACCTATTGGCGTCTCAATGATACTGAAGGTACTTTATTCGAACTGAAGCCCGTACTGGCATTTCTGGGCTTATGCGATATGGACTTTCTCGACCTGAAAGAAGAGCTCATCCCTGAACTGGATGAGCTCGCAGCTTGTTAA
- a CDS encoding propionyl-CoA synthetase translates to MSYIAEYSKSVETPELFWAEKAAQLSWYKAPQTILSKDDNGIDRWFVDGELNTAYLALDYHVEEGRGNQTALIFDSPVTGQKRQYSYTELRDEVAKCAGVLRDSGVTKGDRVVIYMPMVAEAVITMLAVARLGAIHSVVFGGFAPKELAVRIEDAAPKVVVSCSCGIEISKIIEYKPLLDEAIERSRHKPDACIILQRPQAVASMTDGRDVDWHDAMQSTVPAACVPVKATDPLYILYTSGTTGKPKGVVRDNGGHAVALKYSMKAIYNMEPGEVFWAASDVGWVVGHSYIVYGPLLAGCTTVVYEGKPIKTPDAGAFWRVCSEYKVKALFAAPTAFRAIKKEDPESVCLAEYNLSSLETVFMAGERLDPPTYEWTKATLNKPVVDHWWQTETGWAICGNLTGVEHLDPKPGSSTVPVPGFNVQILDAEGNQLPDGEQGSIALKLPLPPSCLPTVWGDFNRFKEGYLSEYPGYYCSGDGGYKDEDGYVFIMGRTDDVINVAGHRLSTGEMEEVVAGHPAVAECAVIGINDSLKGQQPIGLVLLKNGVELDEAELEAELIAMVRKQIGAVASFKKAVVVQRLPKTRSGKILRKLLRQIADKEDYSIPSTIDDPASLPEIEAIMDRRGLISQ, encoded by the coding sequence GAAGAAGGCCGTGGTAATCAAACTGCATTGATATTTGATTCACCAGTGACTGGCCAGAAGCGGCAGTATAGTTACACAGAGCTACGTGATGAAGTAGCAAAATGTGCCGGTGTTTTGCGCGATAGCGGTGTAACAAAAGGTGATCGGGTTGTTATCTATATGCCTATGGTCGCGGAAGCCGTTATTACTATGTTGGCTGTTGCCCGTTTGGGTGCTATTCATTCAGTAGTGTTTGGCGGCTTTGCGCCTAAAGAGCTTGCCGTACGTATAGAAGATGCCGCGCCCAAGGTAGTTGTTTCGTGCTCCTGTGGCATCGAAATCAGCAAAATCATTGAGTATAAACCGCTTCTGGATGAGGCTATTGAGCGTTCTAGGCATAAACCTGATGCCTGCATAATATTGCAACGCCCCCAGGCTGTAGCCAGCATGACTGATGGGCGTGATGTTGATTGGCATGACGCAATGCAGAGTACAGTGCCTGCTGCATGTGTGCCGGTTAAAGCGACAGATCCTTTATATATCCTCTACACATCCGGTACTACGGGGAAGCCTAAAGGTGTTGTACGTGATAACGGTGGTCATGCTGTCGCACTTAAGTACAGCATGAAGGCTATTTATAATATGGAGCCGGGAGAAGTGTTTTGGGCCGCCTCTGATGTGGGGTGGGTGGTAGGTCATTCATACATTGTCTATGGGCCACTTCTGGCGGGTTGTACGACAGTAGTCTATGAAGGTAAACCTATTAAGACTCCTGATGCGGGGGCATTTTGGCGTGTTTGCTCTGAATATAAGGTCAAAGCGTTATTTGCAGCACCCACAGCCTTTCGAGCGATTAAGAAAGAAGATCCCGAGTCAGTTTGTCTGGCTGAGTATAATTTAAGCTCGCTAGAGACTGTTTTTATGGCAGGTGAGCGGCTGGATCCTCCAACATATGAATGGACGAAAGCGACGCTGAATAAGCCTGTTGTTGATCACTGGTGGCAGACGGAGACTGGTTGGGCTATTTGTGGAAACTTAACAGGTGTTGAGCATCTGGATCCTAAACCTGGTTCATCAACAGTACCTGTGCCGGGTTTTAATGTACAAATTCTGGATGCTGAAGGGAATCAACTACCTGACGGTGAACAGGGAAGTATTGCCCTTAAACTGCCTTTACCGCCAAGTTGCTTGCCGACTGTCTGGGGGGATTTTAACCGGTTTAAAGAGGGGTATTTGTCAGAGTATCCAGGGTATTACTGTTCCGGTGATGGTGGCTATAAAGATGAAGATGGCTATGTTTTCATTATGGGCCGTACTGATGATGTCATAAATGTGGCTGGCCACCGTTTATCCACTGGCGAAATGGAAGAGGTTGTTGCTGGCCATCCTGCAGTTGCCGAGTGTGCGGTGATTGGTATTAATGATAGCCTCAAAGGTCAGCAACCTATTGGATTGGTACTGTTAAAAAATGGTGTGGAGCTTGATGAGGCAGAACTTGAGGCCGAGCTGATTGCAATGGTTCGAAAGCAGATAGGTGCCGTTGCTAGCTTTAAAAAGGCTGTAGTGGTGCAACGCTTACCGAAAACCCGTTCGGGTAAAATTCTGCGTAAATTACTGCGTCAGATTGCTGATAAAGAGGATTATTCGATTCCTTCGACGATAGATGATCCTGCGAGTTTACCTGAAATTGAAGCCATAATGGATCGACGAGGTCTGATTTCTCAGTAG